The following proteins are encoded in a genomic region of Tenebrio molitor chromosome 7, icTenMoli1.1, whole genome shotgun sequence:
- the LOC138135949 gene encoding odorant receptor Or2-like — MPSDQDFLDFCRKLIHGSGLGPTSPSYMRLISLCILLPIALLMDCLIIYDFVYTKNDIFKFAELLESLSSYGQLLIRKFILIVHEKVIQEVLELRKNFWKYETFGEEHANYLRREMITAIRATQIMVGLVTMIVLCLCLSSITNKEKSLPLESWTPENESVKCVLYTMQVMSMIEVIYLIGTVDSFYVVMCTEIKIQFLLLKEKLRSLRSKETIECLNGLKTCIKHHNLLLSVHKKLNRIFSEYFLVQYFVSVLAACVQLYILKYITVSLEDLLKSLVYLVAVFVQVALFFMLASDIEEEAEQLADEIYDVDWESTSDPKIRKQLLFMLMRAQEPLCMWGGGMVHINRNEYIVLFRLAFSVSTLLGAKAE, encoded by the exons ATGCCAAGCGACCAAGACTTTCTCGATTTCTGCCGGAAATTAATTCATGGAAGTGGTTTAGGGCCAACGAGTCCATCGTACATGCGACTCATTTCTCTTTGCATATTATTGCCAATAGCTTTGCTCATGGATTGTTTAATCATTTACGATTTTGTTTATAcgaaaaatgatatttttaaatttgcagAGTTGCTCGAATCTCTATCTTCATACGGACAG CTCCTCATACGAAAATTTATTCTGATAGTGCACGAAAAAGTTATCCAAGAAGTCTTGGAATTGCGCAAGAACTTCTGGAAATATGAAACGTTCGGAGAAGAACATGCAAATTATTTACGTCGTGAAATGATCACGGCCATAAGAGCAACGCAAATAATGGTTGGATTAGTTACGATGATTGTTTTATGTTTGTGTCTTTCGTCAATTACAAACAAGGAGAAATCACTACCTCTAGAATCTTGGACTCCAGAAAATGAGAGTGTAAAATGTGTGTTGTACACGATGCAGGTGATGTCAATGATTGAAGTAATTTATCTCATCGGTACTGTTGATTCATTTTACGTCGTGATGTGCACCGAgatcaaaatacaatttttacttctgaaagaaaaattacGATCTCTGCGTTCGAAAGAAACGATAGAGTGTTTAAATGGTCTCAAGACTTGTATAAAACATCACAATTTGTTGTTGAG CGTGCACAAGAAGTTGAACAGAATTTTCTCGGAATATTTTCTGGTCCAGTACTTTGTCAGCGTGTTGGCTGCCTGTGTACAACTTTACATTTTGAAGTACAT AACGGTGAGCCTGGAGGATTTACTAAAGAGTCTTGTTTACCTGGTAGCTGTATTTGTACAAGTCGCGCTGTTCTTCATGCTAGCCAGCGACATCGAAGAAGAG GCGGAACAACTTGCCGATGAAATTTACGACGTCGACTGGGAGTCCACCTCTGATCCAAAAATTCGTAAACAACTGTTGTTTATGCTGATGAGGGCTCAAGAGCCCTTATGTATGTGGGGCGGAGGGATGGTGCACATCAACAGGAACGAATATATTGTG TTATTCAGACTCGCTTTTTCTGTTTCCACTTTATTGGGGGCGAAAGCggaatga